ATGGAGTATTCCATCTGTTTTGCCCATGTGATCCATTCTTGGAATTGCTTATTAGCATCAGTGCTAAAGAGAGAAGCTTTGTTTTTGGTTGTTGCCAGTAAGGTCCGCAATTCTTCAAGATCATGTTTAATGCTGTTCTTCTCCTTCTGGCCAATACAGGAAAGAGCATCTGAGAAGGACTGGAGATGCACATGCAGCTGGTTACACATTTTTAGGTCTTCGCTCAAACATAAAAGCTCTAAAGTGCTTTTGGGTTTGGATTCCCGGATAACCTCAATCTTGTTTTTAAGATGTTGAGCTTCTTTCATGAGGGCAAATGATTGACAGGAAGAGTTAGCTGCCTGATACAATGCTCTCCTGATACTTCCACTCAAAAGTCTCCACTCATCTTGGACATCTCCAAGCTGAGCGAGAAGAGCACCTGAGCTTTCCGCATCGCTCAAGTGAACGGCCAACTGGCGACTTAATGCGCGGAGCTCTTGCCACATTTCTTCGCTTTCTTTTAAAGTTTGCAGCAAGACGCGGAGTTTTTCAGCTTGGAGAGCGCTGCTTCCCAAGGTGCTTctaaaaatgaagcaaacaaattaaatcaataaatgaatacaataaataaataaataaataaatgcaataaaattaataaatcaCATGCTATAAAATCCCATTGgtgggaataaataaatgaatacaataaataaataaatgcaataaatgcaataaataaataaatgaaataaatgcaataaaattaataaatccCATGCTATAAAATCCCATTGgtgggaataaataaatgaatccaataaataaataaataaatcacatgcTATAAAATCCCATTGGTGGGAACAACTGAGATGCATAGATGACATTGCGTCCACGGAGTTACTCACAACttaattttcttcttctctgcaTCGACGTCTTCCAGGAACGCTTTAACTTTCTCCAGCTGTTTGTGATACTGTTTGACTTCATCCAGTTGAGCGCTTTTAACTTGCACTGTGGCAGAAGCATCCAGCAGTGCTGTACTCCATTGGGCTTCCAGTCTTTTCAAGACATTTGGATCACAACATTGAGAAGAACTTTTCATCGTAGTAACTTGATCCAGCACACAACGATTATAATCCTGCAGTAGAACAGACAATTGCTGGCATCCAAGATGAATTGGTAGACAAATACGATGTGAAATGACATACCTCTGCCTTCTCCAATTGTTTGGACATAGCAGCGACATCCAGTTGTGCTGGAAGATATCGACATGCCAGCACATTTTGAACTGCTCGAACCAGTCTTATTTCTGCTTCACTTGGTGACGACTGAAGGTACCAGTTCAAATCCATGTGTGTTGTCCTCTAGAACATAAAATTGAAATGCAACTAGCTCCATAAATAGTTTCTATACATGATGAGTTTTGTCGTTTCTAAACAGTTACATCCTGAGCAATTGAATATAATTTAATGATGACAGTGTAACCCTGGAAcaaattatttgtattcacATTATCCCTTATGGCAAAATCGTTTTGGATTATGAACAAATTACAGGTTGACCAATGTCACAGAATTGAAGCAAAAACATTCCCCACTTTTTCACTCTTGGGAAGCACCAGGAAAACCAGTGCATCGTCCGATAACGATGGGAACAAACAACCATCAAAAGGTCTTATCTGCTCACTGTTCCGTGACGCTAATTAAACTCTTCCACTTTGAGTTATGTACTTTTACACTGCGATCATCCGAGTAACCACAAGAATCTCAAATTAAAATCTTACCGAGGTTATATAAAAGTTATTTGAGATAATGTTGTATATAAAAGTTAATACTCACATTGATAATGTTGTTTCTCTCTACCATGCCCTGGACCTCAGATAAAAGCTCCTGCATTGAGGAGCTATGTTCACATGCGGGTTTTTCCAACCTCATCTCTTCTCTGATCTAAatgcacaaaaaagaaatgtcaacagTGAACACAAGAAATTGCAAAGTAAAATTTTCAGTTCAGTTTTTGTATCCTtttaaaaatactgaaaaCAATTaagatgagaaagaaaaaaaatgataaaacttACTTCTGCCATCTCTTTGGCCTCCAAAGACAGTAGCTCACTTTCCTCTTCAGCTCCAGAAGAACCACTGAATCTTTTGgggatcaaatatttattccgCTGTGTTCGCTCGTTAGGGTGGTCGTTATCTTTCATCTCTCCTTGTTTAGAATGCGGATATGTGTAAAGATTCAAATATGCAGGGAGGCCACTTGAATCAGAGGACCGGCCGTTTCTCAAGACTGAGATTGATGATTTGCCACTTGATTTGGACTTCGACATTGTAGTGTTTATACTTGATGAGGATTATGGATCCCAGCTAGACGCAGGAGACACTTCTGATTCAAGCTCATCACAGATTTTGTCCTTTTGGACTCAAGTGCAAGCTTGTTCAGTATTCAGCGCATCCAAATTGTGCAATGCATTTGGGTTCTTTACCCCATCAGTCATGTTGTCAACACACTTCTGTTTCTCTCGTTGCCAAATGACTTGAGTCTACAGATAGAACACATGGTAGACACATAAATCTCCTCATACTTCAAAACTGATCTATTTCCAAAGACTGCGATAAAGACCTGGACTGGCTATTTGCTGATCAGAGGACACGTTTAAAAACAAGCATTCACATATATGGATTATTTtgaggatgtgtgtgtgggggggggagtcagAGTATGCATCGAAAAGCCATGCAAGGGAAAATAAACTTTAAATGCGATGCTACTCAATTCTGAGAAGAACCAGATGCTGCGGTTCTGGAACCAGAGGTGCCTGTCAAGGTCTTCGATAATTCTGTCTTCTAAAGTTTGTTTTGGGAGACATTTGATTCTGCAAATCTTTTAACCGTACATCACAAttctaagaaaaaaatacaatctttAAATCTACAATTACATAACATAGTTCAGTTGAATGTTACAAGGATTAAGAAGTAGCAACTATCTCTTGTATGCCCAAATTGTACTGTATAAACTGGACATTAGTATctagcgccatcttgtggtttTGCAGTGGACTTACTTCCAGGTGAAACGCCGACTTGGTTTCAGACGTGCTAATTTGTTTGCTACTTCTCGTTGTAAAGTCAAAATACAAAGAGGCGTTACTGAATAATATGCAATAAGACGATTGTGAagttattaaatataaatataagcAGTTTAGTGAGCATCACTTCCAGAGTTGCATGGATGTAGTGCACAAAATCCTCCATGTTAGATTTATTAAAGAATGAACACACacctttttgaaatgtaaatcagTCCAAGTCTGTTTCAACTAACTCACCCGTGACAAGCTTGGACTGACTACAGAGCCGCCTTCCACttctgctttgttttctgATGGGAGTCTTGAATTTCCTGGTTCAAATCATCTCCTCCAGAAATCTTTCAAGTTGTGCCTTAAATATATCGGTGCAAATGAATTATTAGACAAAAGAAATTCACTTTGTGCGGTTGCTGAACACACCTGCGTTGCAGATCTACGTAGCTTgtccaaaatattcaaaaacaacaaatggacACTCCTTAGTGAGCAAGTGGAAACAAATAAGGGATAGCGTGTGAACACACCCATATATGACTAAATAACACACTCGTCTTACTTGCCTGAGACGCTTTCTCTACTCAATGTGTTGCTTTCCAAATTGTGTGTGCACATTACATTAGATTTATccgatatatttttttaaatacctcTGTTGGTGTATTTCCCCTTTGAGCACGGCAGCATGCAAAAATTGCTCCAAACACTTTTCTGCAGCCTGCAAGCGTGAGCATGTTGAAATCCACACTTCATTGTGCACAGGCACACAAATACAGTTTTTGTAGCCCGGCCggcacaaacacaatttgaaaaacaagtcaaactTGCCATACtactttcttctcttttttaatttaatcctTTTCAACTTaacattattatcatttgtgAGAATGTGACCTGGTAAAGGTTACTTGAATGGTgtttaaattttgtttcaacaCCATTTAAAGAAATGGTTCCCTCAATACTTTATTCATTAATCgtctaaaatatttgttttaaatttgagagTAAATTGAAATAGTCTTTGTCTCAGCTTTCATACATTTTGTGGGACTTTTGTGCCTCGAATTTGTTCAAACCTAACACGGTGTGCCATGGCTGGTTATTCAAAATAGTTGTCAAGTGTTCAAGTTAATGAATTGGCCGTTAGGTGGCGCGCTGTATACAACCCCAAGCTGTAAACTCCGTAATTTAGCGTAGAAGAAGCTTTACCACCACGACTTTGACGTCGGGCCACTTGTGCTATCTTGACCTTCCTTTTGCTCTGTGACAAACACGAAGGTACTAAACGCATATTGTAATTCGAATAATCGCTAATTTCCTTGGTGCTTCACAGTTACGATGACGTGAAAGTCTCGTTAGATAATGCGTGCAACAGCCATTAATGCGCTTTGTTAGCTCGTCTCGTTAGCCTAAAGCTAGTTTAGCTTCTCATCTGCAAAACAGTGAGATTGTTTTGCAACAAAGTAATGTATGTTAAATCTCAGATTCTCCATGATGTCTTTCTAAACGGATAAAGTAGATATCTAGATAAAATCCTaatcaaattcaattaaaacattttaaatgttcctCTTTGGTTATTAAATTTGCttaattttttgttattgcttCCTCCTGCAGATGGCTGGACGCATGTTTGCAAATTGGTGGGCCAAAATGGGCCCTTACTACACCAAGGCCTATCAAGAAATGTGGGTGGGTGTTGGCATCATGACATACCTCTACTACAAAGTCTCCTATGGAGGTGAGTCAAGGTTTTGCTGATGGGGAAATAAGCATCACAAACAGCCTGGAAATCTTTTTGGCTGACTGTGCAAGTTTCTGTCATTTGTTGACTGGAGTACAtacaaatgcaattttacAAACAATATATTAGGACTTgatcaaatgttttctcaaAAACTACTACTCCCAGGGACCCCAGAGCTGTAATAAATCTGATCATTTTGCCATCAATGTGTCTGTGATGGAGCATATTGTGTCTTACTGTCtaacaattttgtttcattttattttaggcAAGAAAGCGGTGAAGGACAGTAAGTACAGTAGCTtctaatttgtcatttattgaaaaaaatatattgtgttttttgtggcAAGTGACATGTGGGTGCAATATACatgttaaaaattatttttatgttagtttttttaaattatttttttattcctcccAGTTAAGTATTGTGCAGTAACGTTGATTGTCCGCTAGATGTCACTATCacaaaagtttaaattattttgatgCAAGTAAATTTTCTGATGTATTCTTTTAACTACTAAAGCAAGTTgtcgtctttttttctttttgcagagCCTGCTCATTAAGTTTTGAACACCTCAAGCCACCCACCCCCCTTCCCCCGCTGTAAAGTTGCCCCCATTCACATTGGACATCTTGTTAATATGAAACTAATAAAATTGTCAGTGAACCAACaaaccttttgttttcatgaatgATATTTTCCCCTTTACTGGTAAGTCATGGAAACACTAGAAATAATCTATCATACTGGAATGCCAATTACTGACCATGGTTAGGACCAAAATAGCTCTAAAACTTGTTTGGCAAAATAACTTGGGCTTCAAACTGCTccataaaaaaacaccactcattgagatgaaaaaaaagttccacaAATATAATGTTAATCAGAATACTGTGTTTGGATTAGTGAGGCTGCATAGAACACATTATTGTAATGAACATTTTTgagttgacttcccctttaagtaATGGAGTTAATGCATTtatcaatgttttgttgttgtttactaATATCTGTACTCATGCTGAAATAAAGTGAGAGTACTATTGACACCTGTGTGAATAGTATTTTTCCCAAGCCAAAGAGATTACAATGAATTAGAATTATATGCTTTAAACTGGGCTTTACGATTTAAAACGCTGCTTGTTGAGTATGCATGTGAGGGGGGAGGTGGGAAAAGATCTCTGGCGCCCTCCCTCATCTCTCGCTCACGCTCCGCAGCTCCTTTTCTCCCTCATTCAAACATGGCGAAACTCTTTTCGACGGCTCCACCACCTTCACATCcatcctcctcaccttcatcCAAGCAACCGCCGCCTCCaacttcatcctcctcctcatctccgGCACAGTGATGACCCGGGAGGATGGAGAAGTTGTCGGCGAGCTTGTCGGAGATCTCCTGGAGCCCGCTCGCGCTGCCTTTGGACGCGGTGGTCAGCAAGTTCCGTTTGCCCACTCTGGTCCGATTGGCCCACGGTAAGAGAATCTCACAGCCACGCAGGTGCTGCAAGGTCTTGGAAACATCACTTTGTTTGTTGCGACTTTTTGACAAGTGCGTTGGCCAATCAAGCCTGACTCCTGCAAGCAATTCAGGTGACAGAAAGCAAACCAATGTGTTGCAATTAGAAATATGACTCTGCAACTAAACGAATAAATTGTCTATATATGATGTTGACTTTGGAAAAACTATGCAGGTTAAGTGTAAAGTTAaaatgtgagttttttttttaatcatggcATGCTAGCGTAAATCTTTCTTGTCTCCGGTAAAgacttacaaaataaaacgaaTTTCAGATTATTGTAGTATAATGTGTTGCAATTAGAAATATGACTCTGCAACTAAACGACTAAATTGTCTATATATGATGTTGACTTTGGAAAAACTATGCAGGTTAAGTGTAAAGTTAAAAtgtaagagttttttttttttaattatggtATGTTGGCGTAAATCTTTCTTGTCTCCGGTAAAGAcctacaaaataaaacgaacttcagattatttttataaatagtTTCATATATGGCGGTATTTTGCATGGTTTTCcccattttaatttattataataTGCAAAACAACTATTGAACTTCATAcagttaaaaacaataaaaaaatacaccaaaaTCCATTTCCGTCTCGG
The Syngnathus acus chromosome 24, fSynAcu1.2, whole genome shotgun sequence genome window above contains:
- the atp5mpl gene encoding ATP synthase subunit ATP5MPL, mitochondrial; protein product: MAGRMFANWWAKMGPYYTKAYQEMWVGVGIMTYLYYKVSYGGKKAVKDKPAH